Proteins found in one Salminus brasiliensis chromosome 13, fSalBra1.hap2, whole genome shotgun sequence genomic segment:
- the caps2 gene encoding calcyphosin-2 isoform X1 gives MLAAAGEARERCALCAWTHLRMKSDSVMSGSTSARTPGEPVNSTESHSARGPSRSIALSQTSGAARGQRPKEVPVLQLDRLGEREEEEENAAFIPVAGNPSGLLSALSWGTAASARPPQKWVGGTENVTERNTSLLGYQESPRSSCRGQPLVSRPPSSHKPNQPVPLTPYSSELSQIQTNTIHSRTKKLEAEGLTVEKRKQAVIEQMMVDQLSRAVISDPEQNAVNQFSASARHRRTLHHTMVKTPKSLTENLLSHKLCFHARILSRCGREACRELIGFFFTCDRTLTVYEYRSFGKNRCSALPFIARGVYRSRGRPYRLADLSQGADLRFSTDAPHLSESLRQRPYLTLRVTDVDEESKKILLAQSGESEQCLPEEEINDQKTLRGIQATVRDRLRGRAIQTLIGLGRRLRSIDVKMNGLIGKEKLRECLAEELSLCRQDFEAVWRIVGQQGEPLMDYAEMMRAVTGEMSEIRKAIFMKVYAKLDPNKTGSVPLTDIEKFCSSKPSLHLELDVGTKMDFLTCVCGTGRVPKDVSYADFEDYYEGLSIEVPTDQEYIEILKNTWSI, from the exons ATGTTGGCTGCAGCTGGCGAGGCGCGCGAGCGGTGCGCGTTGTGCGCCTGGACGCACCTGCGGATGAAGTCCGACTCCGTGATGTCCGGAAGCACGAGCGCGAGGACACCCGGAGAACCCGTGAACAGCACCGAGAGCCACAGCGCGAGAGGCCCGAGCAGGTCCATTGcgctg AGCCAAACCAGTGGAGCAGCCCGGGGCCAGCGTCCGAAAGA AGTCCCAGTGCTACAGCTGGAcagactgggagagagagaggaggaggaggag AATGCTGCCTTCATACCAGTGGCCGGAAATCCGTCAGGCCTGCTCTCAGCCTTGAGTTGGGGTACAGCAGCCTCAGCACGCCCACCTCAG AAATGGGTTGGAGGAACTGAGAACGTCACAGAAAGAAATACCTCACTGTTGGGGTATCAGGAGTCACCACGATCCAGCTGCAGAGGCCAGCCACTGGTCAGCAGACCACCCAGCAGTCACAAACCAAACCAGCCAGTTCCCCTGACCCCTTACTCTTCTGAACTCAGCCAAATCCAGACGAACACCATCCACAGCAGAACCAAGAAACTGGAGGCC GAGGGACTGACTGTGGAGAAGAGAAAACAAGCCGTGATTGAGCAAATGATGGTGGATCAGCTCTCCAG GGCTGTCATCAGTGACCCAGAGCAGAATGCTGTAAACCAGTTCAGCGCTTCAGCACGCCATAGGAGGACCCTCCACCACACCAT GGTGAAAACTCCGAAATCGTTAACAGAGAACCTCTTATCCCACAAGCTCTGCTTTCATGCCAGAATTTTATCAAG ATGTGGACGTGAGGCATGTCGAGAGCTCATTGGGTTCTTCTTCACCTGCGATCGCACGCTGACAGTGTACGAGTACCGCAGCTTTGGCAAAAACAG GTGCAGCGCTCTGCCCTTTATTGCTCGGGGTGTCTACAGGAGCCGAGGGAGGCCTTACCGTCTAGCTGACCTCTCACAG GGTGCAGACCTGCGCTTCAGTACAGATGCGCCTCACCTGTCCGAGAGCCTGAGGCAGCGTCCATACCTGACCCTGAGAGTTACTGATGTGGATGAAGAGTCCAAGAAAATTCTACT GGCCCAGTCTGGAGAGAGTGAGCAGTGCCTTCCTGAAGAAGAAATCAATGACCAGAAGACCCTAAGGGGAATTCAAG CGACTGTACGTGATAGGCTGAGGGGTCGCGCCATCCAAACTCTGATTGGACTAGGGAGAAGGCTGCGGAGTATAGACGTAAAGATGAACGGCCTCATAGGCAAGGAGAAGCTCAGAGAATGTCTGGCGGAGGAGCTGAGCCTTTGCCGGCAG GACTTTGAGGCTGTGTGGAGGATTGTGGGCCAGCAGGGAGAGCCGCTGATGGACTACGCCGAGATGATGCGTGCTGTTACCGGGGAGATGAGCGAGATCAGAAAAGCCATTTTCATGAAG GTTTATGCTAAACTGGACCCGAATAAAACCGGATCAGTTCCTCTGACAGACATTGAGAAATTCTGCTCATCTAAACCGTCCCTGCATTTGGAGCTTG ATGTGGGGACAAAAATGGACTTCCTGACTTGTGTGTGCGGAACTGGAAGGGTCCCTAAGGATGTGTCTTATGCTGACTTTGAGGACTACTATGAGGGACTGAGCATTGAAGTGCCCACTGACCAGGAGTACATCGAGATCCTGAAGAACACGTGGAGCATCTGA
- the caps2 gene encoding calcyphosin-2 isoform X2, translating to MLAAAGEARERCALCAWTHLRMKSDSVMSGSTSARTPGEPVNSTESHSARGPSRSIALSQTSGAARGQRPKEVPVLQLDRLGEREEEEENAAFIPVAGNPSGLLSALSWGTAASARPPQKWVGGTENVTERNTSLLGYQESPRSSCRGQPLVSRPPSSHKPNQPVPLTPYSSELSQIQTNTIHSRTKKLEAEGLTVEKRKQAVIEQMMVDQLSRAVISDPEQNAVNQFSASARHRRTLHHTMVKTPKSLTENLLSHKLCFHARILSRCGREACRELIGFFFTCDRTLTVYEYRSFGKNRCSALPFIARGVYRSRGRPYRLADLSQGADLRFSTDAPHLSESLRQRPYLTLRVTDVDEESKKILLAQSGESEQCLPEEEINDQKTLRGIQATVRDRLRGRAIQTLIGLGRRLRSIDVKMNGLIGKEKLRECLAEELSLCRQDFEAVWRIVGQQGEPLMDYAEMMRAVTGEMSEIRKAIFMKVSECSNLQLSAYVGTKMDFLTCVCGTGRVPKDVSYADFEDYYEGLSIEVPTDQEYIEILKNTWSI from the exons ATGTTGGCTGCAGCTGGCGAGGCGCGCGAGCGGTGCGCGTTGTGCGCCTGGACGCACCTGCGGATGAAGTCCGACTCCGTGATGTCCGGAAGCACGAGCGCGAGGACACCCGGAGAACCCGTGAACAGCACCGAGAGCCACAGCGCGAGAGGCCCGAGCAGGTCCATTGcgctg AGCCAAACCAGTGGAGCAGCCCGGGGCCAGCGTCCGAAAGA AGTCCCAGTGCTACAGCTGGAcagactgggagagagagaggaggaggaggag AATGCTGCCTTCATACCAGTGGCCGGAAATCCGTCAGGCCTGCTCTCAGCCTTGAGTTGGGGTACAGCAGCCTCAGCACGCCCACCTCAG AAATGGGTTGGAGGAACTGAGAACGTCACAGAAAGAAATACCTCACTGTTGGGGTATCAGGAGTCACCACGATCCAGCTGCAGAGGCCAGCCACTGGTCAGCAGACCACCCAGCAGTCACAAACCAAACCAGCCAGTTCCCCTGACCCCTTACTCTTCTGAACTCAGCCAAATCCAGACGAACACCATCCACAGCAGAACCAAGAAACTGGAGGCC GAGGGACTGACTGTGGAGAAGAGAAAACAAGCCGTGATTGAGCAAATGATGGTGGATCAGCTCTCCAG GGCTGTCATCAGTGACCCAGAGCAGAATGCTGTAAACCAGTTCAGCGCTTCAGCACGCCATAGGAGGACCCTCCACCACACCAT GGTGAAAACTCCGAAATCGTTAACAGAGAACCTCTTATCCCACAAGCTCTGCTTTCATGCCAGAATTTTATCAAG ATGTGGACGTGAGGCATGTCGAGAGCTCATTGGGTTCTTCTTCACCTGCGATCGCACGCTGACAGTGTACGAGTACCGCAGCTTTGGCAAAAACAG GTGCAGCGCTCTGCCCTTTATTGCTCGGGGTGTCTACAGGAGCCGAGGGAGGCCTTACCGTCTAGCTGACCTCTCACAG GGTGCAGACCTGCGCTTCAGTACAGATGCGCCTCACCTGTCCGAGAGCCTGAGGCAGCGTCCATACCTGACCCTGAGAGTTACTGATGTGGATGAAGAGTCCAAGAAAATTCTACT GGCCCAGTCTGGAGAGAGTGAGCAGTGCCTTCCTGAAGAAGAAATCAATGACCAGAAGACCCTAAGGGGAATTCAAG CGACTGTACGTGATAGGCTGAGGGGTCGCGCCATCCAAACTCTGATTGGACTAGGGAGAAGGCTGCGGAGTATAGACGTAAAGATGAACGGCCTCATAGGCAAGGAGAAGCTCAGAGAATGTCTGGCGGAGGAGCTGAGCCTTTGCCGGCAG GACTTTGAGGCTGTGTGGAGGATTGTGGGCCAGCAGGGAGAGCCGCTGATGGACTACGCCGAGATGATGCGTGCTGTTACCGGGGAGATGAGCGAGATCAGAAAAGCCATTTTCATGAAGGTATCAGAGTGCTCCAATCTTCAGCTGTCAGCAT ATGTGGGGACAAAAATGGACTTCCTGACTTGTGTGTGCGGAACTGGAAGGGTCCCTAAGGATGTGTCTTATGCTGACTTTGAGGACTACTATGAGGGACTGAGCATTGAAGTGCCCACTGACCAGGAGTACATCGAGATCCTGAAGAACACGTGGAGCATCTGA
- the caps2 gene encoding calcyphosin-2 isoform X3: MERGLKRQTQSQTSGAARGQRPKEVPVLQLDRLGEREEEEENAAFIPVAGNPSGLLSALSWGTAASARPPQKWVGGTENVTERNTSLLGYQESPRSSCRGQPLVSRPPSSHKPNQPVPLTPYSSELSQIQTNTIHSRTKKLEAEGLTVEKRKQAVIEQMMVDQLSRAVISDPEQNAVNQFSASARHRRTLHHTMVKTPKSLTENLLSHKLCFHARILSRCGREACRELIGFFFTCDRTLTVYEYRSFGKNRCSALPFIARGVYRSRGRPYRLADLSQGADLRFSTDAPHLSESLRQRPYLTLRVTDVDEESKKILLAQSGESEQCLPEEEINDQKTLRGIQATVRDRLRGRAIQTLIGLGRRLRSIDVKMNGLIGKEKLRECLAEELSLCRQDFEAVWRIVGQQGEPLMDYAEMMRAVTGEMSEIRKAIFMKVYAKLDPNKTGSVPLTDIEKFCSSKPSLHLELDVGTKMDFLTCVCGTGRVPKDVSYADFEDYYEGLSIEVPTDQEYIEILKNTWSI; this comes from the exons ATGGAGCGAGGCTTAAAGAGACAGActcag AGCCAAACCAGTGGAGCAGCCCGGGGCCAGCGTCCGAAAGA AGTCCCAGTGCTACAGCTGGAcagactgggagagagagaggaggaggaggag AATGCTGCCTTCATACCAGTGGCCGGAAATCCGTCAGGCCTGCTCTCAGCCTTGAGTTGGGGTACAGCAGCCTCAGCACGCCCACCTCAG AAATGGGTTGGAGGAACTGAGAACGTCACAGAAAGAAATACCTCACTGTTGGGGTATCAGGAGTCACCACGATCCAGCTGCAGAGGCCAGCCACTGGTCAGCAGACCACCCAGCAGTCACAAACCAAACCAGCCAGTTCCCCTGACCCCTTACTCTTCTGAACTCAGCCAAATCCAGACGAACACCATCCACAGCAGAACCAAGAAACTGGAGGCC GAGGGACTGACTGTGGAGAAGAGAAAACAAGCCGTGATTGAGCAAATGATGGTGGATCAGCTCTCCAG GGCTGTCATCAGTGACCCAGAGCAGAATGCTGTAAACCAGTTCAGCGCTTCAGCACGCCATAGGAGGACCCTCCACCACACCAT GGTGAAAACTCCGAAATCGTTAACAGAGAACCTCTTATCCCACAAGCTCTGCTTTCATGCCAGAATTTTATCAAG ATGTGGACGTGAGGCATGTCGAGAGCTCATTGGGTTCTTCTTCACCTGCGATCGCACGCTGACAGTGTACGAGTACCGCAGCTTTGGCAAAAACAG GTGCAGCGCTCTGCCCTTTATTGCTCGGGGTGTCTACAGGAGCCGAGGGAGGCCTTACCGTCTAGCTGACCTCTCACAG GGTGCAGACCTGCGCTTCAGTACAGATGCGCCTCACCTGTCCGAGAGCCTGAGGCAGCGTCCATACCTGACCCTGAGAGTTACTGATGTGGATGAAGAGTCCAAGAAAATTCTACT GGCCCAGTCTGGAGAGAGTGAGCAGTGCCTTCCTGAAGAAGAAATCAATGACCAGAAGACCCTAAGGGGAATTCAAG CGACTGTACGTGATAGGCTGAGGGGTCGCGCCATCCAAACTCTGATTGGACTAGGGAGAAGGCTGCGGAGTATAGACGTAAAGATGAACGGCCTCATAGGCAAGGAGAAGCTCAGAGAATGTCTGGCGGAGGAGCTGAGCCTTTGCCGGCAG GACTTTGAGGCTGTGTGGAGGATTGTGGGCCAGCAGGGAGAGCCGCTGATGGACTACGCCGAGATGATGCGTGCTGTTACCGGGGAGATGAGCGAGATCAGAAAAGCCATTTTCATGAAG GTTTATGCTAAACTGGACCCGAATAAAACCGGATCAGTTCCTCTGACAGACATTGAGAAATTCTGCTCATCTAAACCGTCCCTGCATTTGGAGCTTG ATGTGGGGACAAAAATGGACTTCCTGACTTGTGTGTGCGGAACTGGAAGGGTCCCTAAGGATGTGTCTTATGCTGACTTTGAGGACTACTATGAGGGACTGAGCATTGAAGTGCCCACTGACCAGGAGTACATCGAGATCCTGAAGAACACGTGGAGCATCTGA
- the cers3b gene encoding ceramide synthase 2: MLSEWFWWDRLWLPVNVTWADLQDKEGCVYAHVHHVYITLPIAVLLLGLRVLYERLIAPVIAGALGVKDKVRLRASHNPALDQYYRTHSKHPLQADVRGLSKKLGWTERQVESWFRRRRNQDRPGVLKKFREASWRFLFYLCAFLGGLLALYDKPWFYDLREVWAGFPKQTLLDSQYWYYMFEMSFYGSLLFSVAVDIKRKDFKEQLVHHWATLTLLSFSWCANYIRIGTLVMLVHDASDVLLESGKMFNYAGWERACNSIFILFTVVFMVTRLVIFPFWLIHCTWVYPLEQFEPFFGYYFFNAMLVVLLLLHIFWASLILRMVKKFFFGEMKGDERSDEEEEESLDEDHNHKHFASSSNGLSNGH; this comes from the exons ATGCTCAGTGAGTGGTTTTGGTGGGATCGTCTGTGGTTGCCTGTGAATGTAACATGGGCAGACCTGCAGGATAaggaggggtgtgtgtatgcTCATGTGCACCATGTGTACATCACTCTACCTatagcagtgctgctgctgggcCTCCGAGTCCTGTATGAGAG ACTCATTGCCCCTGTCATTGCTGGAGCTCTTGGAGTGAAAGACAAAGTCCGGCTGAGAGCGTCACACAACCCAGCACTGGACCAATACTACAGAACACACTCTAAACACCCCTTacag gcagaTGTTAGAGGCCTCAGTAAAAAGCTAGGCTGGACAGAGAGGCAGGTTGAAAGCTGGTTTCGTAGAAGAAGGAACCAGGACAGACCAGGAGTGCTGAAGAAATTCAGAGAagccag CTGGAGGTTTCTGTTTTACCTGTGTGCTTTCCTGGGAGGCCTGCTGGCTCTATATGAC AAACCCTGGTTCTATGATTTACGGGAAGTGTGGGCAGGGTTTCCCAAACAG acccTGCTGGACTCTCAGTACTGGTACTACATGTTTGAGATGAGTTTTTATGGTTCTCTCTTGTTCAGTGTGGCGGTGGACATCAAACGCAAG gATTTTAAAGAGCAGCTGGTGCATCACTGGGCCACTCTGACTCTACTGTCATTCTCTTGGTGTGCAAACTACATCCGCATCGGCACTCTAGTCATGCTGGTGCATGATGCCTCTGATGTCCTACTAGAG TCTGGGAAGATGTTTAATTATGCAGGATGGGAGCGTGCCTGCAACAGCATCTTCATCCTTTTCACTGTTGTCTTCATGGTAACCAGGCTAGTCATCTTCCCTTTCTG GTTGATCCACTGCACGTGGGTGTATCCTCTGGAGCAGTTTGAGCCTTTTTTTGGGTATTATTTCTTCAACGCCATGCTGGTGGTCCTATTGCTGCTACACATTTTTTGGGCCTCCCTCATTCTACGTATGGTCAAAAAGTTCTTCtttggtgaa ATGAAAGGAGATGAAAGAAGTgacgaggaagaggaggagagtcTGGATGAAGATCACAACCATAAGCACTTCGCCAGCTCTTCCAACGGACTTTCGAATGGTCactga